The proteins below come from a single Clupea harengus chromosome 21, Ch_v2.0.2, whole genome shotgun sequence genomic window:
- the ugt1b1 gene encoding UDP glucuronosyltransferase 1 family, polypeptide B1 isoform X2 yields MLWSSWLLGLELLLCLCVGFLGPVLGGRVLVMPVDGSHWLSMKLLVKELALRGHKILVLVPETSLLIQDSEKQPYRTESFAVPYTAAGLAESTKWLRESVFYPTPPLAGVTTNLHWLLNFTGTQVSGCEALLYNGDLMEDLRSQDFQLLLTDPFLPCGSIISEALALPAVYFLRGLPCGLDLLALQCPSPPSYVPRFHSGSTDSMGFLERVNNFVMSGVELQLCRVMYASFDELAARYLGRQVTYRELLGQGAIWLLRYDFAFEYPRPLMPNMVLIGGINCVKGHGLSAELEEFVEGSGEHGIVVFTLGSMVSSMPEEKAAIFFSAFSQIPQRVLWRYSGPVPDHMPENVKVMKWLPQNDLLAHPKARAFITHGGTHGIYEGICNGVPMVMMPLFGDQSDNVHRVASRGVAVVLSIFDVASETLVDALEKVINDSSFKENMQKLSAIHNDRPIEPLDLAVYWTEFVMRHKGAEHLRPAAHHLNWIQYHCLDVIGFLLVVVATVVLVMIKCCTVCLRRCCRGSQKTKED; encoded by the exons ATGCTGTGGAGTAGCTGGCTGTTGGGTCTGGAGCtgttgctctgtctgtgtgtggggttcCTTGGCCCTGTCCTGGGGGGCCGGGTGCTGGTCATGCCTGTGGACGGGAGCCACTGGCTCAGCATGAAGCTTCTGGTCAAGGAGCTGGCGCTCAGGGGCCACAAGATCCTGGTGCTGGTGCCCGAGACCAGCCTGCTCATCCAGGACTCGGAGAAGCAGCCGTACCGCACCGAGAGCTTCGCGGTGCCGTACACGGCGGCGGGGCTGGCCGAGAGCACCAAGTGGCTGCGCGAGAGCGTGTTCTACCCCACCCCGCCGCTGGCCGGCGTCACCACCAACCTGCATTGGCTGCTCAACTTCACCGGCACACAGGTGAGTGGCTGTGAGGCTCTGCTCTACAACGGAGACCTCATGGAGGACCTGCGGAGCCAGGACTTCCAGCTCCTGCTCACTGACCCCTTCCTGCCCTGCGGCTCCATCATCTCTGAAGCACTGGCGCTGCCCGCCGTCTACTTCCTGCGGGGGTTGCCCTGCGGCCTGGACCTGCTGGCCCTGCAGTGCCCCTCACCGCCTTCCTACGTGCCACGCTTCCACTCCGGCAGCACCGACTCCATGGGATTCCTGGAGCGCGTGAACAACTTTGTGATGAGCGGCGTGGAGCTGCAGCTTTGCCGTGTCATGTACGCCAGCTTCGATGAGCTCGCGGCGCGCTACCTGGGCCGGCAGGTGACCTACCGTGAGCTCCTCGGCCAGGGGGCCATCTGGCTCCTGCGCTATGACTTCGCGTTTGAGTACCCCAGGCCCCTAATGCCAAACATGGTGCTCATCGGTGGCATCAACTGTGTGAAGGGCCATGGCCTTTCTGCG gagctggaggagttTGTGGAAGGTTCCGGAGAGCATGGCATTGTGGTCTTCACGTTAGGCTCAATGGTGTCCTCCATGCCAGAAGAGAAAGCAGCCATCTTCTTCTCAGCGTTCAGCCAGATTCCTCAGAGG GTGCTATGGAGATACTCTGGTCCTGTCCCTGATCATATGCCAGAGAATGTCAAAGTGATGAAGTGGTTGCCACAGAATGATCTTCTAG CCCATCCCAAAGCCAGAGCCTTCATCACTCACGGAGGGACTCACGGAATCTATGAGGGAATCTGCAATGGTGTTCCCATGGTGATGATGCCACTCTTCGGTGACCAGAGTGACAACGTTCACCGCGTGGCAAGTCGaggggtggctgtggtcctcaGCATCTTTGATGTCGCTTCAGAAACCCTTGTAGACGCATTGGAGAAGGTCATCAATGACAGCAG TTTTAAGGAGAACATGCAGAAGCTGTCGGCCATTCACAACGACCGGCCCATTGAACCCCTGGATCTGGCCGTTTACTGGACAGAGTTCGTCATGAGACACAAAGGGGCAGAGCATCTGCGCCCAGCCGCCCACCATCTCAATTGGATCCAGTACCACTGCTTGGATGTGATTGGCTTTCTGCTGGTTGTGGTAGCAACCGTCGTCTTGGTGATGATTAAGTGCTGCACGGTGTGTCTACGGAGGTGCTGCAGAGGTTCACAGAAGACAAAAGAGGATTGA
- the ugt1b1 gene encoding UDP glucuronosyltransferase 1 family, polypeptide B1 isoform X1, with amino-acid sequence MASSVFPFLFLLVNALPLAAPEGPAQPERAPGVPAQPESAPGGPAQPERAPGKLLVVPMDGSHWVGIKAVAEEMSRRGHSVLVVIPEVSMRLGPGEHFQTLTYPVPYTQDTVDELLDHHAQGLQSNTGPLLERMGKAWTRVKKMSNFMIVTSESLLFNEELVTFLREQEFDAILTDPMMPTGAILAHDFSVPAVYLLRGIPCGLDLVAAACPSPPSYVPRFFTRNTDQMSFLQRVANVLVASLEPVFCKVLFWQFDGVASRFLHTDMTVAEILSGASVWLLRYDFTMELPRPLMPNMVLIGGINCAVKRPLTEELEEFVEGSGEHGIVVFTLGSMVSSMPEEKAAIFFSAFSQIPQRVLWRYSGPVPDHMPENVKVMKWLPQNDLLAHPKARAFITHGGTHGIYEGICNGVPMVMMPLFGDQSDNVHRVASRGVAVVLSIFDVASETLVDALEKVINDSSFKENMQKLSAIHNDRPIEPLDLAVYWTEFVMRHKGAEHLRPAAHHLNWIQYHCLDVIGFLLVVVATVVLVMIKCCTVCLRRCCRGSQKTKED; translated from the exons ATGGCTTCAAGTGTTTTCCCATTCTTGTTCCTGCTTGTGAACGCACTTCCTCTGGCCGCACCAGAAGGCCCAGCCCAGCCTGAGAGGGCGCCTGGAGTCCCAGCCCAGCCTGAGAGTGCGCCTGGAGGCCCAGCCCAGCCTGAGAGGGCGCCTGGAAAGCTCCTGGTGGTGCCCATGGACGGGAGCCATTGGGTGGGGATAAAAGCTGTGGCTGAAGAGATGAGCCGCAGGGGCCACAGCGTCCTGGTGGTCATCCCAGAGGTCAGTATGAGGCTGGGCCCTGGGGAACACTTCCAGACCCTCACCTATCCAGTGCCCTACACTCAGGACACAGTGGACGAGCTGCTGGACCACCACGCACAGGGCCTGCAGAGCAACACAGGACCCCTGCTGGAAAGAATGGGTAAGGCGTGGACAAGGGTGAAGAAGATGTCAAACTTCATGATCGTCACCAGTGAGAGTCTCCTGTTCAATGAGGAGCTGGTAACCTTCTTGAGGGAGCAGGAATTCGACGCCATCCTCACCGACCCAATGATGCCGACCGGAGCCATCCTGGCGCACGATTTCTCCGTGCCGGCGGTCTATCTGCTGCGGGGCATCCCATGTGGATTGGACCTGGTGGCGGCAGCGTGCCCCAGCCCCCCGTCATATGTGCCACGCTTTTTCACACGCAATACGGACCAAATGAGCTTCCTCCAGCGTGTGGCCAACGTCCTGGTGGCCTCGCTGGAGCCTGTCTTCTGTAAGGTCCTCTTTTGGCAGTTTGACGGCGTGGCGAGCCGCTTCCTGCACACAGATATGACCGTGGCAGAGATTCTCAGTGGCGCCTCCGTGTGGCTGCTGAGGTATGACTTCACCATGGAGCTGCCAAGACCACTCATGCCCAACATGGTGCTGATTGGAGGGATCAATTGTGCCGTCAAGAGACCGCTGACAGAG gagctggaggagttTGTGGAAGGTTCCGGAGAGCATGGCATTGTGGTCTTCACGTTAGGCTCAATGGTGTCCTCCATGCCAGAAGAGAAAGCAGCCATCTTCTTCTCAGCGTTCAGCCAGATTCCTCAGAGG GTGCTATGGAGATACTCTGGTCCTGTCCCTGATCATATGCCAGAGAATGTCAAAGTGATGAAGTGGTTGCCACAGAATGATCTTCTAG CCCATCCCAAAGCCAGAGCCTTCATCACTCACGGAGGGACTCACGGAATCTATGAGGGAATCTGCAATGGTGTTCCCATGGTGATGATGCCACTCTTCGGTGACCAGAGTGACAACGTTCACCGCGTGGCAAGTCGaggggtggctgtggtcctcaGCATCTTTGATGTCGCTTCAGAAACCCTTGTAGACGCATTGGAGAAGGTCATCAATGACAGCAG TTTTAAGGAGAACATGCAGAAGCTGTCGGCCATTCACAACGACCGGCCCATTGAACCCCTGGATCTGGCCGTTTACTGGACAGAGTTCGTCATGAGACACAAAGGGGCAGAGCATCTGCGCCCAGCCGCCCACCATCTCAATTGGATCCAGTACCACTGCTTGGATGTGATTGGCTTTCTGCTGGTTGTGGTAGCAACCGTCGTCTTGGTGATGATTAAGTGCTGCACGGTGTGTCTACGGAGGTGCTGCAGAGGTTCACAGAAGACAAAAGAGGATTGA